Within Salvia splendens isolate huo1 chromosome 21, SspV2, whole genome shotgun sequence, the genomic segment caatttgtttgatttttctcATGAGATCAAACTGCCCCAAAATCAAAGATGatttaacaaaatttaaaacGACGTTGCGATCAAAATCATGTccttttatattattttgatcAAAACAATGTCATTTGTTGCCACGTATAAAAACTTGACATAAGATTGCTTACGGTCAAGCATTATGTTATTACTTGCATATACTTAATAGTAACCAtttactaatattaatttttgtagtTCCTTATTAAATATACACTGTTATGCTCTTTCAGGTTCCCTCCAATTAAATGTGAAGATTACATCTCGCAGAAGTATAAAGATACCCATGCCGACCTCAGTTCCTATGCATGATATTATGCATACAAAACAACTGCTCCGGAAAAGCTACTAATGTTGAAGACAATTCTATCCAAGCGAGATCCTATGAACATGACTTTCAGTTATCGATGCTTTGATTACTTTGTACATGAAATTTAGTGCGACTCTGTGTTGATGTAATTTAGCTCTACCCACAGTAATTATACATTCTCGAAGACATTCTAGTTATACAAATCTATACCAAGATTGTGGTGGATGTATGTGTAAATATATAGGGAGATTTATATGCCCATCGACTAGACCTGCTAGGATGAACTACAACCAATCTTTTGGCATACTAGTCGGTTTGTCTATCACAACGTGATGAGTCGtacttcttttttttatggTTCCATTGTAGTTGCTCGTCTACATATTAGTATCTGGACCTCCGATGTATCAGATTGCTATCACATTTTTGTGAGCTCGTTTTGGTACGATTTATTTCTTATGTCGTATGAAACTTAAATGAATTTTGTCTTATCACTCTAAGAAGGACAACGTGACGGAGGCTTTAAATCTTTTCCTCGATTGGTTAAAGTGGCTTGCATGGGTGAAATTGTGCTACAATATGAGTGTTCACTCATCCGTCGGATCAACCATTTGAAGTTGTATTTGGATGTCCACTGCGTACTTGAAAAGAAACACAACACtcgatgatgaagaagaaagttaACATAGAGAATACTCAAAATAAGTAAGCGAAACAGTGGTCActatttcattgattgattcaAAAATAAGAAACATTACAAACTTTTAGCATAGATTGGAAGCATCTAGAAGTTCTTCCTAATTTATGTACAACCTCTTAATCTCTTACTTACAAGACTTCATCAAAACATAATCATAAAGATCTCTTCTTTATCATTCCTTGTTTCGCCACGTCTCTCCATGTCCTTTTTATTGAGAAAAAGGGCTCCACCGACTTCAAGAAGAGTCGAGAGAAATGGATTATAGTTAGTTAACTAGATTTCTCTAGATTAGTAATGTCGATTCTTGACCGACTTAGtttgcctataaataggcatttAGTGTGTTAAGTGTTCACAATTAGAGAGCTAAGTGTGCGTGGAGTGTGTACGAGAGTTAAGTGTGTGAGGTGTGTCCTGGGTTCTTGTGAGATGTGTCCTCAAAAGTATTATAGTGTTGTGTTGGTGTTGTGTATTGGTGTTTCGTACACTGTTGTCGAGTATAATAAAATACAgtttgtgtgtttttattaTCGATCATGGATTACCACTGATACCCAACACTTTTGTGGTCCTACAATATAGTTGTTGTTTCAATAACAAACTTCTCATTTAATTCAGCTTTTGCGCATCTGGTGACTTATCCGTCTCAAGTTGTCGGCCGACGATTGAGCCTTAACCTAGTGTTCCACGTCTCACCCCTTCAAAAGGCTACCCGGGTTAGTGTCGCTGAACTAATCCTTCCTGCCAACCTGTTGCCTGTCGACCCGCCATATCTCAGTCAGTGATTCGGTAGAAGTCTTGTTTATTTAATTCCAGTATTGAGATTTCGAAATTCAAAGAACACGATgcaaaataattcaagcataACATAGCTAAAACTAATTCACTTTATTCGCTCCTTTCTGAAAGTAATATGTTGtgctaaaaaatgaaaaataggtTACAACTAAAGGAAATGCAAAATCCTGATTTCAAAACGTCTTCCATGAACTCCATTGAAATGAAAGAAACTCTCAGCCAAGATTCGGTCCTAGGTTCAGCCATCGTCGTTGATGGGGTTCAAGGCTGAAATTTCTCGTATAACTTGagatttatcataattaaatttctCATCATCTGCAGTTGCAACAGACGACATGACCGGTTAGAGTTtccttttgaaataaaatctGAAGATTGATCTCTATGAGACTTCACTATTACCTTTGTCACTGTTAATATCAGCAATAAGTCGAAGAAGCTTGGTTCGATTCGCAACAAGGATATTGATGATATCTGTGGGTTTGTTCTGATTGGCGGCAAATAACTACCAATATGATGTTGAATGAGAACCATGAAAACATGTGAATTCACCTGATTTCCCATGAGCTTAGATTAACTTTAGAATTGGTACCTTAAAAACATGAAATGTTTCAATCTGAATGCTCTTGCTAGACACctgtcaaaaataaaaaatgaagagCGAGTGCATGAGTTTAAAATAACATCGCGATATctgaatattttatatatccatttatatttttaaaattttggaagGTAGTTGAGAgttttacaattttatttagGCCATAAGCTAGATTTCATGCAGATGAAGCAAGTTGTTTTATAACCCATTAAATGAAGTTGTGCTTTCCACATTTATATGAAATATAATGCATTTGTGATTCTAATAGTTCGTTCCTTGTactctttttcttttaaatgaAGGCTAATGCATTAGCAGAGCAGACGATCATACTCTTAGGAGATTCATTAGGATCCTTAGGTTGTCCATCGAGCTAACATATCGAATCATCACAGCCGAATTTGAACGTTCAAGCAAGATATCACTCAAGAGCTGAAAGAAGTGCATAACAAAATCAGAATTGAGCACGAATTGGATGCAATAGACATACTTGAAAGCTTTCACTTATAGGGAGTAAACTGAATACAACAATAGTCCTATAGAGCAGATAACGGAGAGAGAATGATCATTACCTTGAGAGCTTGCCTTCTAGTGATATAATTAGTAGATACAAGCAATTTCGAGTTGTAATCCGCAAAGAACTAGCAAGAAAATGATTTAACATATCAGAAAGTGACGATGTGTTAAGGtattcaaaatcaacatcgtttcATTCTGTGAAATTTAAATGATTAAATTGTTAATTTAAACTGAAATGATAATATGATGAAGTTGTTTCAGGTATTATTACATGCACAAACCAAGCTTCATAAAAAGATACGGCAGCAGAACTCGTACATGCATGATAGACAATATAACGGTCATGATGCTAAACCTTAAATATTAGTGAAAGAAGAAACAAATCTACTAACCCGGTCATCATTCTTAGATAGAAAATCAGCTACAGTTGACTTATGTCTGGTCAATAGTTCCTGCAACAGGAGATGTATAAGTGAATGGGGAAGGGCACCAAACATCACCTCTATAAGGTTATGACCTATTTTGCTCATATATCACAACTCATAAGTATCTAACTGAAATTATATGGTCATGATATCGTCACGGTTCAATGCACATTCCTATACAAGGAGCTTATCATTAGAGGTATTCCTCCCCTTTGCAAGGGTGAGGGACCAGGGTACgaattcccccccccccccaacttCACTTagaccatcagcagtggggcgccctaaggcgcgccacgtcagcatttttatcctcctccttctccacctgcagtggggcgccctatggcgcgccacatcatcaattttgtaatatttacaaaatacatacgaattaaaaaaaactaaaatacatttaaaatacgaattttaaaaacttcattcatttaataaaaattaatacattacaatgcgaaataataaaaaacgcaaactcagcgatggcggttacgagcccacacttcttcaatcatgtcgctcattttcgttggatgttgagagagaatatgttgagagatagtcgatatgttcgtatgcacaactgaatgagaaacgagatttatataaaaaaacaaaaccgcgtgccatcgtccgcggccttcacaatggggcggacgatggccatcgtccgcggtttaagtcgcgcccgaagcataggccgcgactatcgtccgcggcctatgccacacacccacagtgggggcggacgatgaatggcgcggacgatgcgcgccatcgggcgtgccatcgtccgcccattgcggatggccttattaGTTTGAATGCATAACCTTGAATGTTCCAGCAGCAACGTCAAAATTTGGGAGTTGTATATACTCAAAGAATTTCTTCATATGCTGTGAATCCAAAATGTACCTTTAAAGCAGAATCTAGAATTAGTAAGCCAGGTTTAAACATACAAAGCAACTAATATCAAAATGCAAAGGCTAAAGGATGTCGTCTGCTTTAAGAAAGGAGACATAAGTGCTCATCTGCAGGTGCAGAAACAAGAATCATTCAACAAGTTAGCCCTTCCACATATGTGGTAATAGAGCGACCTTTTACAAAGGAAAAAATCGGAGATGAGGGTAGGTCCTACAACTTGGCTTCCTTGCTTACTCTGTAAACTAACTTAATCTTGGTTTATGCATTGAGAAAAAATCATCTATCGCGGAATGAATTCACTATTACAGTTCATTAAAATGGAGTTAAAGAAAAGACATAATCCTCAAAAGGGCGAACATAATTTAGAAGACTATTAAACAAAGGACTCTTAATTAAAGATAACTGACAAACTAAagataatgataaaaaaaacttgGTGATATCTTTAAGCCCTATCGATAAACTGGACTCCTCACTTACCACACCCAGGCTGATCAATATCACTTACTTGCAATATCAATTATCTATGTTAATGttattgatggagtacgtactaaacaaatactaaacaagcccaacagcagtaaagcccaagaaagagtatcagttcggcatggctaaagagtatcagtccggcatgactcaagagttcagttcggcacaaccacagagttcggccccagcctacagctcggtaaaagccaaccaatcaaactctgctctcaggtcggcatcaagctctactctcagatcggcaaaagctgctcggcaataattcagcagtccggtctcagtattcgaccgaactaggaaatagtggactcatgcaagatttccacctccactacaccgacgatctatttagtggtgtcaagcagtcattaactcatgcaggatagtggacccatgcaaggtcgccacgacctccacgacatccactacctagtaaatgctgcatgccacgatcttggttcaatgtataaatagaacctaggtcagatagataaaggTCTTCTGTTAACtactgttaagctctctagagagaaaatagcaaatagcaagtctgtattgttagctgtagaaaacagatcaagcaatacaactctgccctcttttcttcccgtggacgtagatttacctcagtaaatcgaaccacgtaaatctctgtgtgttgatcttcctttatttttacgagcattcatcaccatcaaaaattcgccgattcatcactggcgccgtctgtgggaaacagagaaccaaatttgtgataaagcgaatttttgaccctttttccacccaaaaaaaaaaaaaatgcataccagatcacataccacccgtaataccgttcgcgataaccgtgaggaagctagtccagctcgcaggtctgaaaaacggcctcgggagacatctacctccggttctcacgaaggaggaacaagccactccaggagtcatcgcaccgagtcttcccagcagcccgatttaaatgaagctgtcaagctgttcttggccgagaagcaggaggagttcttaaccttcctgcagaagagccaacagccggagaagacaacggcggattctccctcctcatccagacatgaaagtcactaccgcagtagtgacgtgtcttccaggagaaagaatcctcaaccccgacatgttccagttcctcctcggtaccggaaccacaggagaactccatctcctccgtaccgaagagatgtcgggttcgccatgtacggagcattaaagactccgttctcggacgacatcacccgaactcctttgccgcggaactaccggacaccgtcaatgacttatgacgggctagaggatcctcatgacttcttgggacgctatcaatataatatggcgaaccagggtctcaatgaggtccatatgtgcaaactgttccccgagctgctcatcgggaacgccagaaggtggttcgacagccttcctcaaggcagcattagatcctaccgagatctaatggatgctttccacaggaggttctttcagaaagcagaagcccggatcacttcggctcagctgctttctatacgtcaaggtcgcgacgaaaagatcagcgacttcctgacgagattccataaagaatgcctacaagtagataatctcaatgatctacttgtcatttcggcattccaaaatggaatcctgcccggagctctctacagaaagctcgtggagtgcggtccgcaaacagctcaagaaatgtgggacattgcggaccagttttcccgtgcggatgaggcagaccgtcgaaaacggtctttagacagctcatcccgaggagacgaaaagaagcccgatcatagcgatcagaggcttcctcgccgaactccttttgaaagaattcaaagggcaccggtacaaggcagattgggaccacgtctcaaccccgagaagccgcccgctcagttcgtaccgctgaacaagtcaagagcggaaattttcgaactacattccgatatgttcgagagaccaaagcggatgacgaaatcagccgtgcggcgacctcaggatcaatattgctccttccatcaggcccacggacacgataccgaggagtgccgagatttggctgcagatattgatgttcttgtgaaaacaggaacattaaaaaaataccaaagcaagcagctgaaaaagaacaaaagacagagaggtgcgaactgcaatcctcaggatccgaaaaggcatgaggatcccgaagacgacgacgagccgcaatatgatggagtaatcctgactattgatgctctccctgccgggaagactaagtcgtccctaaaagcagaacgcagaggttccaatcaagaggagccaacacataaaaggctgaagaaagacgaagtgattacattttcagatgctgatcccgtcccagccatctctcctcaccaagacgctattgtcattcaagccggagtggcaaacaaactgatccacagggtatttgtggatacaggagcgtcagtcagcattctttttaaagaatgtttcgataaaatggaagtggatccagctcgactcagtccggctc encodes:
- the LOC121784075 gene encoding putative MO25-like protein At5g47540: MKDLNKVIGELKNILYGDSDSKPAVETCAQLAIEFFREDNFHLLITCLPKLNFETRKQATQIVTNLQGQKLQSRLIACEYMERNLALMDILIAGYILDSQHMKKFFEYIQLPNFDVAAGTFKELLTRHKSTVADFLSKNDDRFFADYNSKLLVSTNYITRRQALKLLSDILLERSNSAVMIRYVSSMDNLRILMNLLRVSSKSIQIETFHVFKLFAANQNKPTDIINILVANRTKLLRLIADINSDKDDEKFNYDKSQVIREISALNPINDDG